gGGCCCACATCTCATATTAATACTTTTTCTGTGTGTGCTCTTATCGTTGGAGGCGAGCGGCTACGAGCCTAGCTGGGCGAGCAACGGCGGGCACGGTTCCGGCCGGCAGTGggcgcggcggggaaggagaacCGGTCGACGGATGGGAGGGCGcaccaggcggcggcgagagcggcaGGGAGGGGGCACGGCTAGGAGTGCTCTCCAGGTCACGACGGGAGCGGTGGGGAGGGGGAACCGGTCGGCGGTGGTCGCAGGAGAAGGTGCCAACCGGAGCCGGGAAGTCTGGCGGCAGAGACATGTTCCACTAGAGCGACGCCGACGCGCCAGAGGCCAGGGCCAGCCGACGAGGGATCCCACGACGAGGAGACGACGGCCAGTGTTGGCCTCCTGACAACGGGGTCAGCGGAGTAGATCGAGGCGATGAAGTGGCATCTGTCCTCCGACGACGGCGAAGCAGGgtgaggtggcggtggtggagacggGGCCATGCCGGCGGAACTCGGGCGGCTGTCCTTGACCGGAGTGGAGGAGTTGGTCGGCTACCCCGGGCCCGGGCATGGCTAGAGGGCGGCCGACGGCCGGGCATGGCGAGAGAGCAATCGACGGCCGGCGGGTGTGACGGGGAGGGCGCCGTCACCAGAGCCATCGGTGCAGCCAAGTCGCCGCATCCTTCTCCTCACTGCCATCATTGTTGACTTGCTGGTCCCCTTCCTGCGAGGTCGGCCGGTGGCGAGGAGAACTCACAGAGGGCGTGGATGGGCATGGATGGGCAGCGAGGTTGCCCCTCCCTCCTGCTCCTagccccacccccaccctctactacctctctctctctttctctctctggtTATGGCGGGTGTGTTgtagagaagaagagagggccATAGAGGGTGTCAGGTGGGCCCTACTGCCAGGTAGGATTAAAACAAAATTTCATTGCCACGTTGGACGCCAAGTAGGATCAAAAACAGATGATATTAAGATAGGGGGTTGTTTGTCCAGTTTGAAGAATTAAGGATGTTAAATGTCTGGTTTTATAGTTTAGGGTGATAAATCGGACGACCGTAATACTTCAGgcgggtaattcgtactttttcctatatacAATGATGTGGAGTGGTTGTAAGACTCGCCATTTCGCCACACTGAGAAGTGAGAACattgtatgacatgtgggctcgaTGCATCAATAAGGTGAGAGTTATAACAGGCCTATAGTTTTACAATAATTTCGGCCCCATCAATTGGGCATATGTACGCGTAATACATTATACGGCATATTAGCAGAATAATAGGTACCGGCTTATATGTGTTGGTTTATTTAAAACCGGCACTTATACTTTAGAAAAACTAGGATCTAtacttatattataggtgctggatctatataaaattaaatcGGGACCTATAGTATttgtacttatttttttaaaaaagggcaCCTATAATAAACTATGGGAACGAGCACCCGAGCCGAGCTGAACCGAGCACCTATACTCCATTCTTAGTCCTTATCCATCTGGCCATACTCCACTCCTCCAttcttccctccctcctcctcatctctgTTATGAGGTGGTGGCCGGAGTCAGTGGAGGTGGTTGCGGTGTTGCCTCCACGTCTGCTGCCCTCCCCTCCGGTTGCTTACCTCCACCTCCGGCCCCCACTCCCttggcggaggtggaggaggactGTGGCGGCCGCCTGCGGAAGGCTACATCCAGCGGCAGCGATAGAGAAGACCAGCGCGGACGGCCATTCTCTGCTGCATccgcctccccccctcccccgccttctcctcctccagatCCACCGCTGGTGAAGAAGACCGACGGtagagggcgaggcggcggccggatctAGCGACGACCTCTCCTCTCCATCAGGCGACGATgccggtggtggagaaggccaGTGGTAGCAGTGGTGgcggttgtggtggtggtggtggagaaggtggTGAAGTGGCGACGACGCGCAGTGGCTGGAAAGAAGGTGGCAGCGGCAATAGCCTATATTCTTTTGGGGgttctttttgtttttaattcGTTGAAAACTATAGGTACCGGTTGTGGGGGGTAAAAACTAGCACCTATAATCTCTCTATAGTTGCCAGTTCTAAAACTGGTACATACGTGTTTGGGTATTGGTGACGTCAAATTGGTTTCGGCTaggaaaccggcacctataggcgGTTCCCAACCGGTACTAATAGAGATCTATATGTATTAGTGGATTACTGATCAAAATAGGGATTTCATTCCTAGTTCAACAAGTCTTGGATACATGGAGGTGCTCACAATCTCCACTTTTGGCGTGATCTTAAACTTATGCCCAGTTAAGTAAGAGCATGAGCTACCCTATTCGTTTCTCTCTTATAATGGAGATTTTTCAGAATATGCCATCGAATACGCACCGCTTTCAGAATACGCCATCCAATTCGTGCTATTTTCAGAATACGCCATCGAAGCACGGATTTTCTTCGTTCCGTGCCACTCCGTCTCTTGGGTCAGTAACGCCGTAGTCTTCCAtccgcccggcgccgccgtcgtcagtcCACCACCGCCCGCGCTGGCGTCCGTTGTCCACTGGCCGCGCTCGCACCCATGTCAGCCGCGTccgtccgtcgtcgccgtcgtcgtagtCGTCGTCCACACGATGGTGAGTTggtgacggcggccggcgcgagggAGGAGTGCGCCGTTTGCCTGCAGGATTTCGTGGCGGAGGATAAGCTCAGGATGATGCCGTGCTCCCACACCTTCCACCAGCGCTGCATCTTCGACTGGCTCCGTCTCGGCTGCATCTGCCCTCtctgccgccgcgctccgcccaCACAGCAGGAGGATGACAAGCTTGGGTGCCCGGAGCTAGGAGCAACCGGCTGATGAACCGGCCAAAAGCTGTATTTTGTTTCTCTGTTTACCTAAATATCTCTGCATTAGGCAGATTGGTAATTTCTCTGTTCCAAGAGTTGTGTTGTATAGCCTGAGACGATATTTATCGTCCCATCAATGTAAATCTAGAAGCATATTACTCCATCGATCTATATATTCCAAAATCGAGTAGTACTTTGGAATTGGAAGCATGTTATCCTCTACTGAATATCAAACTACAAGTACAATGGCATGTTCATTTCAGCTCTCTTTGTTGTTAGCTGTAACTATGTCGATTATGCTAATGATCCTTGTTCTGTCCAATTGAAGAAGTGTATACTAAAAGATAACTAAAGTCTCTTCTAACAAGAaaatgattgccgcacatgctGGGATTCTTTTGTGGTTTAACTGAAGATTGCAGATTGGGGGACTGAAGAACTGGAATATAGAGAGATTAGATCACTTCCTTCAAGGAAAAATCCCAGGATAAGCAGCAAAAAGGAAATGTTCGCGCCGTCATCCGTCCGCCGCCTGCGCTCGCGTGCGTCCAACACCCGAGCCCCGGGCACAGCCCTGGAGAACCGCCGCGCCCCCCCCCCGCGGAGTTTCTACCCGAGCACACTCGCCAAgccgtggcggaggaggacgacgatggcggcggcggacgtcgGCTGAcatggccgcgcgcggcgcggccggtggacgacgacgatggtggcgaCGGCAAACGGACGACGCCGTGGCTGACACGGGggccggcgcggccggtggacgacgacgatggcggcgacggcaaacgGACGACGCCGTGGCTGACATGGGTGCCGGCGTGGCCGGTGGACGACGATGATGCTGGCGAAGGACGGACGCCAGCGCGGCTGACATGGGCGCCGGCACAGGCGATGGTGgactgacgacggcggcgccggtcggACGGAGGATGACGGCGCTATGACCCAAGAGACAGAGTGGCATGGAACGAAGAAAATTCATGCTCTGATGGTGTATTCTGAAAGTAGCACGAATTGGATGGTATATCCTGAAAGTAGTGCGTATTCGATGGTATACTCTGAAAAATCTCCTTATAATGTGTTTTGCACACTCTGAAGACATTGCATCAACCCTTTTGCTTCTGCAATTGTTCCCACCCACAAAGATCTCAATTGAGCTTCCTTTGCTAATGCTTGAGAGACCTCTAAATTATCCGTCTCCAAGATTATAAGCATGTGAATCCATCCGAAGTCCTAAGGCAAGCTGACGCTTCAGCCTGAACAGACAAGCCACGCAGGTGTAGATTTTTATGTGATGCCAACAGCACAAGTCCTCTACAATCTTTAGCAATTATACCTACACTTGTTACTCCAGTTTCCTCTCTGAACTTGCATCAACGTACATTAATCTTTGCATAGCTTCTCTTCCTGACTCTTGGTATAGTAATAGCTTGTTCTGCCTCCTCCTTCACCTCATTATACGTACATAACACCTTTTCCCTTTACATCATCTGATTGTATATCGGATAGACAACAGTGTGGTCTCATAATTGATCACAAGGCTAACTgaaataagttttaaatttaattttttttttgctttggttGGTTCCATATAGAGCAAACAATTAATAGAGGCCTCTATCCGTAGTCGTTGAGTTAATATCACTTTGGGCTATGTTTTATcgtaaaagttttactttggaccaccctttgtccatttttttttactttaggCTAGGTAACTTTATCTTAATTTGTTGTACAATAGACTACCTCAAATCACATCTTTAGCACTTCAATGACTTTGAGCAAAACATTAATGACATGCTCATGCCATACCTTTATCAAGGAGACGTTAGACATGGTTTGCGAAGAGAGCTAGAATAGTCCATTAATTATGCAACAAATGTAAAGTTACATAattcaaagtgaaaagattggaTATAGAATGATCATGAGTTAAACTTCGACGATAAAACATGGTACGAAGTGCAATTCACTCTTAAACTTGTCATCCTCTAAAATTTacttacaataaaataaatgccACACCTATGAGAACTGATTTGGTTTTATTTAATAACATAATATAGATATGCGCATAGAAATACGGATTCGAATCGGAAAGTCATGTACGCAAGCAAATCAAGAACTGTTTATGTGATCCCCAGATTCCTATTATATGATAGGACAGTAGGTCCATCTCTATCCCAAGCTGGTGCACCACACATATCACAATATCAGCCAAAACTCATGCACCCCACTCCTCTCTGACTCCGTAGTCCAGTTGAAAAGACAATTAAtcaagggaaaattggaaccatatcattataattttataaaatttgagatataacatcctgacccacatgtcattgacttaTGTGGGTCCTCATGTCATTGAAATACCGATAGCATATCTCAAACATTGTAAAATTacaatggcatggttctaatttacCCATTAATCAACGGGAAGGACGACGAGATGTGTTCGGCACTGCCTGCTAGTAACTTTCAGCACGGAAAAGAGTTAACTCATTTtcgtataattaattatgtattagctAAAAGAGTAATTTTATCGGTTCTTGAGAAGGTATCGGAGGCACCATATTTTCTACAGTGAAATCTGGTACCTCCGGTGTTAGGAGGTATGGAAATTTATGGTAAAATTTTTCTTACCTCTCAGTATAATTTATCTggctaaaaacttaaaaattagattaatatgaatttttaaaataacttttttctgattttctcTAATTCTCCACAGCATCTTCATGTTAGTAGAGTAGTATATTTGTGTAGATCAAATAAATTATGGAAAGTCAGCGCGCGTGCAGCGGCGGCTCAAGAAATTTCGCTGTCACGGCTCTCTCACGGCATTGATCTTCCCAAACCCATAATGCCACCACTCGATCGATCACCACACTGCTGCAAATAAtcgactctctctctctagtctctaTATACAATATCGATCAGTGGAGCTTAATTTGCAAATTAACCACATTcgaatttctctctctctctctctctagtctctaTAAACAAGATTGATCAGTGGAGCTTAATTTGCAAATTAACCAACATTGCATTGCCTACGTAAGAGCGAGCATACATGATTtccatggcgccggcggcgccatttCCACGTCGTCTTCTACTCTCGCTCCTCCTCGGcgtgctcgtcgtcgccgtcgtcgcggcggccgacgtcgagtcgtcggccggcggcggcggtggccgccggcatTCGCCGCGGCGGACGCGCTACTCCCGCGTGTTCAGCTTCGGCGACTCGCTCACCGACACCGGCAACGCGGCCATCCtcccggccaccgccggcgggcCCTTCACGCGGCCTCCGTACGGGATGACCTTCTACCACCACCCCACCGGCCGCGCCTCCGACGGCCGCCTCGTCATCGACTTCCTCGGTAAACATCAACGATATGATCccgattatttttttcttaaaaaggaaaaaaaagaaaggtccCAAACATCTATGATGGAGAACAAGTGAATTGTCTGCTTTTCCTcgtcaattttgctatatactTGTCCACAAATTTTTTCCTTAAAATTTAacagatgtaaatataatacaatCTTAGTGtaactaaggtggtgtttgataCATGAACTAAATTTTAATCCCTGTCACATCtgatatttggacactaattataagtattaaacgtagactaatgataaaactcattccataacccttaactaattcgcgagacaaatctattgaccctaattaatccatgattagcctatgtgatgctacagtaaacatgtgctaattatgtattaattagacttaaaaaatttgtcagcGAATCAgttctcatttatgcaattagttttattattggtctacatttaatacgtctaattagtgtccaaacatccgatttGATagagactaaaatttagtccccgatccaaacaccacctaaatccAGTAATTTGCATGTAACTACCATTTAACTACGATGTAATTTTAAACCGTTATATTTGCTTTAAAATTCGTGCAAGGACGgtaggaaaaaaatcacaacccaCACACATGTGGGAGGATTCGGTACCGTTACCCCTGTTTTCACATAAATAGCATGTCACCTAGAGATTTTTGAaaattatatacaagttatactATAGTTACGTGCAAACTATAATATATTCACATCACGATTGTACTACatttacatctgtcaaattttttagTTAACAAATATATAGCTAGCCCCGCAATCTTAGTTTTCTGATTGAACGTGCATGCAGTTTTACTTAAACAAAACcatggattaattagtttaTTGTTATCATGTATGTAATTCATGTGACGTCGTCTTCATCGATCGCTTGTTTGTGTGGACTGTGGAGCGCATGCATACAGTGAAGGCGCTGGGGCTGCCGGAGCCGACGCCGTACCTCGCCGGAAAGACGGCGGCGGACTTCCGGCGAGGGGTGAACTtcgcggtgggcggcgcgacggcgcttGACCCGGCGTTCTTGAAGAGCAGGGGAATGACCTCCTCCGTGCCGGTGTCTCTCAGCAACGAGACGAGGTGGTTCCAGGATGTCCTGCAGCTGCTCGGCGCATCAGCGCACGGTAATTAAGCTAGCATTGCACAACATTAATTTCATGCTTCTGATGTTAATAGTTACCTAGTTGATTGATAGATTGAAAGTaattaggccgtgtttagttccacgctaaaattgaaagtttgaagaaattagaacgatatgacggaaaagttgaaaatttgaagagaAAAGATGGAATCTAAATAGGGCATTAACAAAATTACTCAATCAGGCTTTGGTAGGTTATTCCCTGATAGAGAGAGACATTTTTGGAAactctttcttttttgagaGATCGGATAGGACACAGGAGCTCTGCCATTTAAAGATTTTTGGAAACTCTCACTGTTAATCATGAAAGTTTAATACTCATATTGTAAGATTTTTTGAGTATCGAATAGATTCATACATTAATTGATCTATCTATATgccctttatatatgtgttcgaATTCAAATGaatattaataaatttagataagCGATGGAGAGAACAAAACATTTTACATTTTACAGTacgaaaaggagggagtatatcttaaaCACAAAATGAACAATTGGATTGTCTATTTGAACCAATGGAAAACAcagttttgaattttgactGAACAATTGGGTCGGTGAATTAATTCACATGTGGCTTATGATCGATTTGGGTTGTCAAATTGTACAGTTTTGAGTGAAGTTTAACACGAAGAAATACAAATGTATTGCTTGAATAATTTTTTAAGCGGCGTAACTTAATTTGATCGCACCGTACGTCCCCACCATAACATGTTTTTACCACCAATATTTTCTACTACTTCAGAGAAGCACACAATCGCGGCAAGCTCAATCTTCTACTTCGGCGAGATCGGATTCAACGACTACTCTTTCGCCCTCTCCGCCGGCAACGGCACCGTCGACGTTGCGGCGAGCTTGGTGCCCGACATCATCGCCGTCATCCGTTCCGCCGTCACCGTAAGAGCAGCGCATACtaccataaaaatattttttttcttacaagaATCCCAATAGGTTATAGATGGTATAACGGACTTGTAACTGTCTCGTCTAAAAATCGACCTACATCACGGACGACTCCATAAGAGGAGCGCATACAAAAATTTATTTTCGTAGACGGGCCTCTTAAGAGGCCGTTTGcgaaaatgattatattttcgCATGTAGACCTCTTAAATGCTCCGCATAAAAAAAGCAGCGGATTCGGTGGCGCCGTCCTCAAGAGCACAGGAGCCGCCGCACTCGGGAGCGGCTGTGGGTGCGGCGACTGTGGGCGGTGGATCCGACAGCGCCACCCTCGGGAGCGACTAATGCGACGAGGACAGCGATTGCGAGGTCtggcggcgagggtggtggaTCCGTCGACTGCAGCGACGGCAGCAGCCCCCTCGGCCCTCCCCCGTGCGAATGCGGCGACGGACTCGAGCGGGAGGCCAGTGGCGGCTCTCCCCGCGCTCCTCCGCGCGGATCCAGCGGTAGGCGGCATGGTAGCGGCATGTGCGGACTTCGGCGGCAGGCGCGGATCCACTGTCGGCGACAATGGGAGGTGCGGATCCGCCAGCGGTGGAGATGGGAGAGGCGGATCCGCCAgcgacggcagcgacggcgattggctagggttagggttaggtttttgtgttttggattttttttgctgcgatttttcttttttcgcttGCACACGGCTTAAGCGCCTGCATTTCGCATGCGGTGCAccacccgcatggaaaaattgTCATTTTTATAAACCCTATTGGGCAGGCGATTGGTACAACcgccactactagaaaaagcattttttccAACGTAGGGATctttttttcgcaggcggataTAACTTTTGGAGCCAAAtaaccgcctacaaaaatata
The sequence above is drawn from the Oryza glaberrima chromosome 10, OglaRS2, whole genome shotgun sequence genome and encodes:
- the LOC127752990 gene encoding GDSL esterase/lipase At1g28590-like is translated as MISMAPAAPFPRRLLLSLLLGVLVVAVVAAADVESSAGGGGGRRHSPRRTRYSRVFSFGDSLTDTGNAAILPATAGGPFTRPPYGMTFYHHPTGRASDGRLVIDFLVKALGLPEPTPYLAGKTAADFRRGVNFAVGGATALDPAFLKSRGMTSSVPVSLSNETRWFQDVLQLLGASAHEKHTIAASSIFYFGEIGFNDYSFALSAGNGTVDVAASLVPDIIAVIRSAVTAVIAAGARTVVVAGMIPIGCEPEMLALFPGGAGNYYDPASGCITRFNDLAELHNRELQRALHELRRAHPGATAVRYADLYGPVAAAVASPKEYGFGSSPLAACCGSGGEPYNFNANFTGFCATPGSTVCADGPSSSVSWDGIHYTEATNKLVARAILTRP